One region of Solea senegalensis isolate Sse05_10M linkage group LG14, IFAPA_SoseM_1, whole genome shotgun sequence genomic DNA includes:
- the rxfp3.2b gene encoding relaxin family peptide receptor 3.2b — protein sequence MQLNDTGVQTLAPDPCEQQILQDNILGNSSSGSPSSNLSLYCWLQLLTRESVMELQGDSSSLVVRVMIACVYSIVCALGLVGNSLALYLLHSRYRQKQSSINCFVMGLAITDLQFVLTLPFWAVDTALDFRWPFGRVMCKIISSVTTMNMYASVFFLTAMSVARYYSISTALKMHSRRAAAARAKYTSLGIWAVSLLATLPHAIYSTSAQVSDEELCLVRFPDSGSWDPQLLLGLYQLQKVLLGFLVPLIIITVCYLLLLRLILTRRIAGSGSTETEQGRQNRRSKVTKSIIIVVLSFFLCWLPNQALTLWGVLIKFDIVPFSKAFYNVQAYAFPLTVCLAHTNSCLNPVLYCLIRREFRAGLKDLLLKSTPSFRSMTHLLRRKAKVAEAPPVLVMVQMDV from the coding sequence ATGCAGTTGAATGATACTGGAGTTCAAACACTGGCTCCAGACCCATGCGAGCAGCAAATACTACAGGACAACATCCTTGGGAACTCCAGCAGTGGTTCCCCCAGCAGCAACCTGTCGCTGTACTGCTGGCTGCAGCTCCTCACCAGGGAATCTGTCATGGAATTACAAGGCGACAGCTCTAGCTTGGTGGTGCGTGTGATGATAGCATGTGTCTACTCTATAGTCTGTGCACTCGGGCTGGTCGGAAACTCTCTGGCTCTGTATCTGTTGCACTCACGTTACAGGCAAAAGCAATCATCCATCAACTGCTTTGTGATGGGCCTGGCCATCACAGACCTCCAGTTTGTTCTCACTTTACCTTTCTGGGCAGTGGACACAGCCCTGGACTTTCGCTGGCCATTTGGTCGTGTGATGTGCAAAATAATCAGTTCTGTCACCACCATGAACATGTATGCCAGTGTGTTCTTCCTCACGGCTATGAGTGTGGCACGCTATTACTCCATCTCCACTGCACTGAAGATGCACAGCAGGCGGGCAGCAGCTGCCAGGGCCAAGTATACGAGCCTGGGCATCTGggctgtgtctctgctggctaCATTGCCTCATGCCATCTACTCCACCAGTGCCCAGGTATCAGATGAGGAGTTATGCCTTGTGCGCTTTCCTGACTCAGGCAGTTGGGATCCGCAGCTTCTTCTGGGACTTTACCAGCTGCAGAAGGTTCTGCTTGGCTTCCTTGTCCCTCTGATCATAATCACTGTCTGCTATCTGCTGTTGTTGCGCTTGATTCTCACCCGACGCATAGCTGGTTCTGGGAGCACAGAGACTGAGCAGGGCCGGCAAAATCGTCGCTCCAAAGTGACTAAATCTATCATCATCGTGGTTCTGTCCTTCTTCCTATGCTGGCTTCCCAATCAGGCGCTGACTCTGTGGGGTGTTCTCATTAAGTTTGACATAGTGCCCTTCAGTAAGGCTTTCTACAATGTGCAGGCTTATGCCTTCCCCCTGACTGTGTGTTTGGCGCACACCAACAGCTGCCTCAACCCGGTGCTCTACTGCCTGATTCGCAGGGAGTTTCGAGCTGGTCTCAAGGACCTCCTCCTCAAGTCCACTCCATCCTTCAGGAGCATGACTCATCTGCTGCGTCGCAAGGCCAAAGTGGCCGAGGCACCACCAGTTCTGGTGATGGTCCAGATGGATGTTTGA